DNA from Mycolicibacterium alvei:
GCTGAGCCGCGAATCCAGCTCAGGCGGCTGAGCCGCGAAATCACACTGCGCAGTCCGTGCAGATCATCACGCCGTTCTTCTCGCTTGCCAGCCGGCTCCGGTGGTGCACCAGAAAGCAGCTTGAGCAGGTGAACTCGTCGGCCTGCTTCGGAACCACCCGCACGGACAGTTCCTCGCCGGACAGGTCCGCTCCCGGCAGCTCGAACGACTCGGCAGATTCCGATTCGTCAACGTCCACCACGGCGGACTGCGCCTCGTTGCGGCGCGCCTTGAGCTCCTCCAGTGAATCCTCGGAAACCTCGTCTGCTTCGGAACGCCGCGGAGCGTCGTAGTCGGTAGCCATCGTCTGTGTCCCCTCCCTTACCTTGCAGCAGAGCTTTGTACCAGCGTCGAACGCATTCCCCAAATGATTCGTGCCCGTATTGCCACGTGTTCCAGTGTGATTTACATCACACTGGCGTCTGAGCTCTGCTGCATC
Protein-coding regions in this window:
- a CDS encoding DUF4193 domain-containing protein is translated as MATDYDAPRRSEADEVSEDSLEELKARRNEAQSAVVDVDESESAESFELPGADLSGEELSVRVVPKQADEFTCSSCFLVHHRSRLASEKNGVMICTDCAV